In Trichocoleus desertorum NBK24, the following are encoded in one genomic region:
- a CDS encoding alpha-ketoglutarate-dependent dioxygenase AlkB, giving the protein MSQLSLISEQREKHEIAPDAWLLPDWLDLDAQQELLEWLRFWCKGGFTTPRLPFGERLPLSVQVCCLGYHWEPYQYSEPKREMPARLLFVYTRALAAAYKHRRFQPYYEPDTAIVNWYSPEAKLGMHQDKSEDQALLDCGSPIVTVALGDSCTFRLGNCESKNQPYIDFEMRSGDVFIMAGASRMAYHGVMKIHPGTAPAELGMSKPGRLSVTIRQARVGGAK; this is encoded by the coding sequence GTGAGTCAGTTAAGCCTCATCTCAGAGCAACGGGAAAAGCACGAGATCGCCCCTGACGCTTGGCTTCTCCCCGACTGGCTAGACCTTGACGCTCAGCAAGAACTGCTGGAGTGGCTGCGGTTTTGGTGCAAAGGCGGCTTCACCACTCCCCGGCTACCTTTCGGAGAGCGCCTCCCCCTCAGTGTTCAAGTGTGCTGCCTCGGCTACCACTGGGAGCCCTACCAGTACAGCGAACCCAAACGCGAAATGCCAGCTCGGTTGCTGTTCGTCTACACTCGCGCCCTGGCCGCTGCCTACAAGCACCGCCGCTTCCAGCCCTACTACGAACCCGATACCGCGATCGTTAACTGGTACTCACCAGAAGCCAAGCTGGGCATGCACCAAGACAAGAGCGAGGATCAGGCGCTGCTGGATTGTGGCAGTCCGATCGTCACCGTTGCGCTGGGTGATTCCTGCACCTTCCGCCTGGGCAACTGCGAGAGCAAGAATCAGCCCTACATCGATTTTGAAATGCGATCGGGTGACGTGTTCATCATGGCTGGAGCGTCTCGCATGGCCTACCACGGCGTGATGAAGATTCACCCTGGTACCGCCCCCGCAGAGCTAGGCATGAGCAAGCCCGGACGGCTCAGCGTCACCATCCGTCAGGCACGAGTGGGAGGTGCGAAGTGA
- a CDS encoding helix-turn-helix transcriptional regulator produces the protein MRTRNPRFSEQGVRRLGQMIRAARKSKGWSLEYFANVIDFTEATTRRLEKGQIDRPQWDLVNAIALLGIIRNPATDLPFTANELMLIACEVIDSQTGQYRDSSMASQPPSFVAFLRSWMERHGISQGQLEQMVQERELPIQALHEIQAGRVPIEDYEIFVIGGCFAETGETYEFEQLRAIAGPAPQKQTPTPEEQGNGSHDHIGNGSTK, from the coding sequence ATGCGGACTCGGAATCCCCGGTTTAGTGAGCAGGGGGTAAGACGATTAGGGCAGATGATTCGAGCAGCCAGGAAATCAAAGGGCTGGTCGCTTGAATACTTTGCAAATGTGATTGACTTTACGGAAGCTACTACCAGAAGGCTTGAAAAGGGGCAGATTGACCGCCCTCAGTGGGATTTGGTCAATGCGATCGCCTTGCTAGGGATTATTCGCAACCCTGCGACCGATCTGCCATTCACCGCTAACGAATTGATGCTCATTGCCTGTGAAGTTATCGACTCACAAACAGGACAGTACAGGGACAGCTCTATGGCATCTCAACCACCTAGCTTCGTAGCATTTCTGCGCTCTTGGATGGAGCGTCACGGCATTAGTCAGGGACAGCTAGAGCAGATGGTTCAAGAGCGAGAGCTTCCCATTCAGGCATTGCATGAGATTCAAGCGGGCAGGGTTCCAATCGAAGACTATGAGATTTTTGTAATTGGTGGCTGCTTTGCTGAAACAGGCGAAACTTACGAGTTTGAGCAACTGAGGGCGATCGCAGGCCCAGCGCCCCAAAAACAAACCCCCACTCCAGAAGAGCAGGGGAACGGCAGTCATGACCACATTGGAAACGGTTCTACGAAATAA
- a CDS encoding pentapeptide repeat-containing protein: MNELEQLKKWLIGLVVLSVVVEASAASIFWYLEIWPIEKLRSSYEIVNFIGLRNEALKSLIEILKFLGLAFGGIVVILNTFYSAKRSEAFNKNAETALENTKIALENIKLAELKLNLDIQNLKTTKHEKLSERFIKAVEQLSSEKITICLGGIYSLEKIAEDSESSDYKSTVLEVLSSFVREASIQNPPTETENETALLKKSLHLRVDIQTALRAIGKILDKEIGCELTNINVGGAALKNLDFQTVSFAGANLRQSLFFNVNLRKAKFTGADLQGALFRDVNFNGADISLADFQQSVFVEVDLGDVQMIFTDIRGANLKGSKNLSLRDIKYAIGNQKTSLPSYLLEHKEEIYLSWAKNAEEWEQKLVDADIYRF, translated from the coding sequence ATGAACGAATTAGAGCAATTAAAAAAATGGCTAATAGGCTTGGTGGTTTTGTCTGTAGTAGTGGAGGCTAGTGCTGCCTCTATATTTTGGTACTTAGAAATTTGGCCTATCGAAAAGCTACGATCTTCTTATGAAATTGTAAATTTTATTGGCCTTAGAAACGAAGCCTTGAAGTCTCTTATAGAGATTTTAAAGTTCCTTGGACTAGCTTTTGGCGGAATAGTAGTTATTTTAAACACTTTTTATTCAGCAAAGCGATCTGAAGCATTCAACAAGAATGCAGAGACCGCATTGGAAAACACCAAGATTGCGCTTGAGAATATAAAATTAGCGGAATTAAAACTAAATCTGGACATACAAAATCTTAAAACTACAAAACATGAAAAACTATCAGAACGCTTTATTAAAGCGGTTGAACAACTTAGTAGCGAAAAAATTACTATTTGCTTGGGCGGTATTTATAGCCTGGAAAAAATCGCAGAAGATTCTGAGAGTAGCGACTATAAATCAACGGTTTTAGAGGTTTTATCTTCTTTTGTTAGGGAAGCCAGTATTCAAAATCCCCCTACTGAAACAGAGAATGAAACAGCCCTTCTGAAAAAGAGTTTGCATCTTCGAGTTGACATTCAGACAGCTTTAAGAGCTATTGGGAAAATTCTTGACAAAGAAATTGGTTGTGAACTAACAAATATTAATGTGGGCGGAGCTGCGCTTAAAAACCTTGATTTTCAGACAGTGAGTTTTGCAGGGGCGAACTTAAGGCAATCACTATTCTTTAATGTCAATTTACGAAAGGCTAAGTTTACGGGCGCAGATCTGCAAGGCGCATTATTTCGCGACGTAAATTTTAACGGTGCTGATATTTCGCTTGCAGACTTTCAGCAATCAGTCTTTGTAGAGGTTGACTTAGGTGATGTGCAAATGATTTTCACCGACATAAGAGGTGCAAACCTTAAAGGATCTAAGAATCTCAGCTTAAGAGATATAAAATACGCAATAGGGAATCAAAAGACCTCTTTACCCAGTTACCTCTTAGAGCACAAAGAAGAAATCTATTTGAGCTGGGCTAAGAACGCCGAAGAATGGGAACAGAAGCTAGTCGATGCTGATATTTATCGCTTTTGA
- a CDS encoding MerR family transcriptional regulator, whose protein sequence is MASGLTRQETLALTGISSGRLSYLDRTGLVVPEKIGDLKHPLVIYTWEQVLQIKVIDRLREKLSLQEIRKVIQFLEQKNYKSSLYSANLMLIGDKLYLIENAEQFQKRVLEASGKNKGQVVIHEVGVLAEVIAELQKEKHRVLDFDKRVQGTALSLAK, encoded by the coding sequence GTGGCTAGTGGGCTTACACGGCAAGAAACCCTAGCCTTAACTGGTATAAGTTCAGGCAGGTTAAGTTATCTCGATCGCACTGGATTAGTTGTTCCTGAAAAAATCGGCGATCTTAAGCATCCCCTTGTGATCTACACCTGGGAGCAGGTCTTACAAATCAAGGTGATTGACAGACTGAGAGAGAAGCTGTCACTTCAGGAAATTCGGAAGGTCATCCAGTTTCTGGAGCAGAAGAACTACAAGTCTTCGCTCTACAGCGCAAACTTGATGCTGATTGGTGACAAGCTCTACTTGATTGAGAACGCAGAGCAGTTCCAAAAAAGGGTCTTAGAAGCCTCAGGCAAAAACAAGGGCCAGGTGGTAATTCACGAGGTTGGTGTTCTTGCAGAAGTCATTGCAGAACTCCAGAAAGAAAAGCATCGTGTTCTCGACTTCGACAAGCGTGTGCAGGGCACGGCTTTGTCGCTCGCAAAGTAA
- a CDS encoding helix-turn-helix transcriptional regulator, which yields MATLTQAQPMIRWKLRAVMADRKMSATGLGKLLGVNRVTVSGWANSDEIPNFVDVNGTLNNLCFFLECTPDELIHYTRDEADRQP from the coding sequence ATGGCGACCTTAACTCAAGCCCAGCCAATGATTCGATGGAAACTGAGAGCTGTAATGGCCGATCGCAAGATGAGTGCCACAGGGCTGGGCAAATTGCTCGGTGTCAATCGAGTCACGGTTTCTGGCTGGGCAAACTCAGATGAAATTCCAAATTTTGTGGATGTCAACGGCACGCTGAATAACCTGTGCTTTTTTCTGGAGTGCACACCGGATGAGCTGATTCACTACACGCGCGACGAGGCCGATCGCCAACCATGA
- a CDS encoding DNA translocase FtsK, which produces MSGYLNSSRIQEQERKVRILQGQTVGLLALSGVLCLSPMIVKMDRALNFLLLGTSPLLAYAAIEYAHKLEEREGPYCTAKNFSKQLIAKTYAAEATNMQLTLDHQVAQTHAALNPPAQQPQRQMQSAQPQHQFPASQQQDSGVGSQEQVAKGQAIASTQPEQQSSLASTLVASLADYKIPVSCEGRVEGSCFDRYLLKKHASGIKFSQITKLTEELQLDLGLDSEPIISIQNGFIAVDVPRQTRKTFHYHDFIKPGVKPEGGLWLPIGVSLNGQLIEVDMSGPDACHILGGGVTGGGKSVWLDVAVKSLCDRYDPSEVMLMLSDYGKASFGCFEGDPHLICPVLYSIDDIIEMQEVLVSEMERRKTLLNRHGVPHLAALNKKIDPLPRICDFTDEYTAAIEAASDTQRKKLESNKIKLSLEARKTGIHLITFMQRPEEAYLDGQIRSNHPASVCLKVSRLEDSKMVLGASGLGGEKLLGQGDLLFSYKGRVERLQSLFWEPGVEAAAQVSDRAYTFIPQPYEPSEQAGPYAYRYPPNWKQLSHEAKILTGTLCCFPGCKHEAAETHHARYQDERGRSICDEPLAGVDIFPLCDRHHSHRSDPECAHHKNNWIYGTCQEPLEIDSQNTPQYYQKLRQGWQEKTQKFEQFIRMKVAA; this is translated from the coding sequence ATGAGCGGATATCTCAATTCCAGTCGCATTCAAGAGCAAGAACGAAAGGTCCGAATTCTTCAGGGTCAAACCGTTGGGCTGCTAGCTTTGTCTGGGGTGCTATGCCTCAGCCCCATGATTGTCAAAATGGACCGGGCTTTAAACTTCCTCCTGTTGGGCACGTCACCACTCTTGGCCTACGCCGCGATCGAGTACGCTCACAAATTAGAAGAGCGAGAGGGACCATACTGCACGGCCAAGAATTTCTCAAAGCAGCTCATCGCCAAAACTTATGCAGCTGAGGCGACCAACATGCAGCTGACTTTGGATCATCAAGTTGCTCAAACTCATGCGGCTCTCAACCCTCCAGCGCAACAGCCACAGCGGCAAATGCAGTCCGCGCAGCCTCAACACCAGTTCCCTGCTTCACAGCAGCAGGATTCAGGAGTTGGGAGTCAGGAGCAAGTTGCAAAGGGGCAGGCGATCGCCTCTACCCAGCCTGAGCAACAATCCAGCCTAGCCAGTACCCTCGTTGCATCTCTGGCTGACTACAAAATCCCAGTCTCTTGTGAAGGGCGAGTTGAGGGCAGTTGCTTCGATCGCTACCTCCTCAAGAAGCATGCCAGCGGCATCAAGTTTAGTCAAATCACCAAGCTCACCGAAGAGTTGCAGCTTGACTTAGGGTTAGACTCTGAGCCCATCATCAGCATTCAGAACGGATTCATCGCCGTTGACGTGCCTCGCCAAACCCGCAAAACATTCCACTATCACGACTTTATTAAGCCTGGTGTTAAGCCTGAAGGTGGCCTGTGGCTGCCCATCGGCGTTTCACTGAATGGGCAGCTGATTGAAGTGGATATGTCTGGTCCTGATGCTTGCCACATCTTGGGAGGCGGTGTCACAGGTGGGGGCAAGTCAGTTTGGCTCGATGTTGCAGTTAAGAGCCTGTGCGATCGCTACGACCCATCAGAAGTGATGCTCATGCTCAGCGACTATGGCAAAGCGTCATTTGGCTGCTTTGAGGGAGATCCTCACCTCATCTGTCCAGTGCTCTACAGCATTGACGACATTATCGAAATGCAAGAGGTGCTGGTTTCAGAGATGGAGCGGCGCAAGACTCTGCTGAACCGCCATGGAGTGCCACACCTAGCGGCTCTTAACAAGAAGATTGATCCTCTCCCTCGGATTTGCGATTTTACAGACGAGTACACAGCCGCGATCGAAGCTGCATCTGATACCCAGCGCAAAAAGCTTGAGTCAAACAAAATCAAGCTATCCCTAGAAGCCAGAAAAACGGGCATCCACTTGATCACGTTCATGCAGCGTCCTGAAGAGGCTTATCTAGATGGACAAATCCGCTCTAATCATCCAGCGTCGGTTTGCCTGAAGGTATCGCGCTTAGAAGATTCCAAGATGGTGCTTGGTGCGTCTGGCTTGGGTGGAGAAAAGTTGCTAGGTCAAGGAGACTTACTCTTCTCCTATAAGGGACGAGTTGAGCGATTACAGAGTCTGTTCTGGGAGCCTGGAGTGGAAGCGGCAGCCCAAGTGAGCGATCGCGCCTACACTTTCATCCCACAGCCATACGAACCCTCTGAGCAAGCAGGCCCATACGCTTACAGATACCCTCCGAACTGGAAGCAGCTCTCTCACGAAGCCAAGATTTTGACGGGTACGCTCTGCTGCTTTCCCGGTTGTAAGCATGAGGCGGCAGAGACCCACCATGCCCGATACCAAGATGAGCGCGGGCGAAGCATCTGCGATGAGCCACTAGCTGGGGTAGATATCTTTCCTCTGTGCGATCGCCATCATTCACACCGCAGCGATCCAGAGTGCGCTCACCACAAGAACAACTGGATCTATGGCACTTGCCAAGAGCCTTTAGAAATCGACAGCCAAAACACCCCACAGTACTACCAAAAGTTACGGCAGGGGTGGCAGGAGAAGACGCAGAAGTTTGAGCAATTTATTCGCATGAAGGTAGCCGCATGA